In Solanum pennellii chromosome 3, SPENNV200, a single window of DNA contains:
- the LOC107014037 gene encoding zinc finger protein 385D-like translates to MINEDRVMENAIKRELQFKQKIANLFPDHDAIDVLPLEVKRWKALISKRNISTDGRTDCSQTTTTCKYESDDEINAIGNISRNNSNVKRRKALISKNKKSDVRVIDCGAPTYIHNEASQETLKHLESDERSIIIKSMTSPPRPSLSPTYTYSRRKRNAESSNSGFVSIQQQHTPNVMHYCKDCEVYCSGDLCYELHLRGNKHKVKLQCRGYSNVSGKNKQVIRCDLCEIYCQDENLLKMHLKGQKHKAKQYEMEHGKKIKDEKRQLLWCELCQVPCMNEDNFISHRNGKKHRRQLCVLEELKKAEPRGLYHA, encoded by the exons ATGATTAATGAAGACAGGGTAATGGAGAATGCAATTAAGCGGGAGTTACAATTTAAACAGAAGATTGCTAATTTATTTCCAGATCATGATGCTATTGATGTTCTTCCCTTGGAG GTGAAACGATGGAAAGCTTTGATTTCGAAGAGAAACATATCCACTGATGGAAGAACAGATTGCAGCCAAACAACAACAACCTGTAAATATGAATCTGATGATGAAATTAATGCTATAG GTAACATCTCAAGGAACAACTCGAAT GTAAAAAGACGTAAAGCTTTGATTTCCAAGAACAAGAAATCCGATGTTAGAGTAATTGATTGTGGTGCACCAACTTATATACACAACGAAGCTTCTCAGGAAACGTTAAAACATTTGGAATCTGATGAACGAA GTATCATCATCAAGAGTATGACATCGCCACCACGTCCATCATTAAGCCCTACGTATACTTACTCACGTAGGAAGAGAAATGCAGAGTCCAGTAACTCTGGCTTTGTGTCAATTCAACAGCAGCATACACCAAACGTAATGCACTACTGTAAAGACTGTGAAGTTTACTGCTCTGGAGATCTATGTTACGAGCTTCACTTGAGAGGTAACAAGCACAAGGTAAAACTGCAATGCCGGGGATATTCAAATGTCAGCGGGAAAAACAAGCAAGTTATAAGATGTGACTTGTGTGAAATTTACTGCCAGGACGAAAATTTATTAAAGATGCACCTTAAAGGTCAGAAACACAAGGCTAAACAATATGAGATGGAACACGGAAAGAAGATCAAAGATGAGAAAAGGCAACTATTGTGGTGTGAATTATGTCAAGTTCCATGCATGAATGAAGATAATTTCATATCACACCGCAATGGGAAAAAGCACCGGAGACAACTGTGTGTTCTTGAGGAGCTGAAGAAAGCTGAACCTCGAGGACTCTATCATGCCTAA